A window from Cryptomeria japonica chromosome 1, Sugi_1.0, whole genome shotgun sequence encodes these proteins:
- the LOC131043612 gene encoding uncharacterized protein LOC131043612, with the protein MSKPMDEDVPEKTEEEEFNTGPLSVLMMSVKNNTQVLINCRNNKKLLGRVRAFDRHCNMVLENVKEMWTEVPKTGKGKKKAQPVNKDRFISKMFLRGDSVIIVLRNPK; encoded by the exons CCAGAGAAGACCGAGGAGGAGGAATTCAACACTGGTCCCCTTTCTGTTCTTATGATGAGTGTGAAAAACAATACACAA GTTCTAATAAACTGCAGAAACAACAAGAAACTCCTTGGACGAGTTCGAGCCTTTGACAGACATTGCAACATGGTTCTGGAGAACGTTAAAGAGATGTGGACGGAG GTACCTAAGACAGGAAAAGGGAAAAAGAAAGCCCAGCCTGTCAACAAGGATAGATTCATCAGCAAAATGTTCCTTCGTGGAGATTCTGTGATTATTGTTCTTAGAAATCCAAAGTGA